The DNA window ACACCTGGGAAAGAACACCAGAGGCAGATGACCACAGGATGAACCTAAAGTGGCTTCTTCTGGTGCCCCCCAATCTATTCTTGGTATCAGCTATTTAAGAAAGAGCATTGTCTGTAAAGGTTAGACTCTTAGCCCAACACTCGAGGGTGTTGGGTCGACCagcctcattattgcaataatgaatcgATAatgaataaagatgattgttcgAGGAAACAAATTCTCCCTTACTTGATTAGAATAGTCCAACAGTAGTTGCTTTGAAAACTGTCTTTCCCCCACAAGAGCATTCTGCGCAACGGTCATATGCTTGTGCTTGTCAAAatgcatctctccctcctccgtgtCACAGTGGGCAGAGGGAGTGGGCAGAGGGAGTGGGCAGAGGGAGTGAGCAGAGGGAGTGAGCAGAGGGAGTGGGCAGAGGGAGTGGGCAGAGGGAGTGGGCAGAGGGAGTGGGCAGAGGGAGTGGGCAGAGGGAGTGGGCAGAGGGAGTGGGCAGAGGGAGTGGGCAGAGGGAGTGGGTGTGGCTCGCTCACATAACAACCAAAAGTGAAAAAGAGACTTTCATAGCCAAAATCAACATAATGCATAGTCAGGCTATTACTGTTGACCAAATAATGATTTTACATTTAGAACAATCTACAGGAATGTTGTGTTGCATCATTAAAGAAAATGACTTACATAATCAGAATGCTTCAGTAAGAGGAAGCCAATGTCTGTCTAAGTTTTGGTTGATCAGTCCAGCTCTAGGCTTTACCTCACTTTCTGCCGACTTCTGTCCTTGCACTTGTTCAGCCTCCTCTTCAAAGTTAGGGGGAACACTGTTGTTGATGTTGAATGTGACCGTCACTCTGCAAGGAAGGGAAAGGGACAATGATTCCCATGAAGAATACATTTCAAATGATGTGAATCGCGACAGGGTTCATTTTGTGCAGGTGTGCATTTATTGATAGGACATCCAACTGTATTCATAGTCAAAATAAAATGTCTGCGGTGACTGCCGGGACGGCAgggagactagtggttagagtgtaggggcggcaggtagcctagtggttagagtgtaggggcggtaagtagcctagtggttagagtgtagaggcggcaggtagcctagtggttagagtgtaggggcggtaggtagcctagtagttagagtgtaggggggcagggagactagtggttagagtgtagaggaggtaggtagcctagtggttagagtgtaggggcggcaggtagcctagtggttagagtgtaggggcggcaggtagcctagtggttagagtgtaggggcggcaggtagcctagtggttagagtgtaggggcggcaggtagcctagtggttagagtgtaggggcggcaggtagcctagtggttagagtgtaggggcggcaggtagcctagtggttagagtgtaggggcggcaggtagcctagtggttagagtgtaggggcggcaggtagcctagtggttagagtgtaggggcggcaggtagcctagtggttagagtgtaggggcggcaggtagcctagtggttagagtgtaggggcggcaggtagcctagtggttagagtgtaggggcggcaggtagcctagtggttagagtgtaggggcggcaggtagcctagtggttagagtgtaggggcggcaggtagcctagtggttagagtgaaggggcggcaggtagcctagtggttagagtgttggaccagtaaccgaaaggttgcaagatcaaggtaaaaatatgtcattctgcccctgaacaaggcagttaacccaccgttcctaggccgccactgtaaataagaatctgttcttaaccgacttgcctagttaaatgaaggtaaaaaaaaaaattggccatTTACTCAGGATGGGAGAGGTGTGCCTATGTATTGTAATATTAACATAACGTTATTTTCTCGCCATGCTCATTACTTTTCTCCAGAGAGCTTCCTGATGAGTTTGGCTTCTGTGCCGTTCTGCTCTAGCTCCCACCCTCCAGACATCTTGGGAAGAGTCTTGCTTTTCTGAATTTTCTTCTCTTCTTTCGTTTCATCAGACAGGAAATCTCCAAAGGCTTTGTCTCCTGAAACAAAGCGGTTAATAAGATAAtattaaacaaaacaacaaaaaacagaagtCATTATTAAACTACACGTTAGTCCCATAGACTGTCCCCACCCATGGTTCCATTTCCAAGGTCACATGCGCATTGCTCGACACAGGTCCAGACGGAGATGCAATCAAGGATGTCAAGCGAGTTAACATCACACTCAATAGTTGGTTTCATCATCAGCTTCGCATTCGGCACTGCTCTAAAACACGCTGTCTTGCTTGATAAACCCACGAGTTAACTTTGGACTACGGTAGATACTATAGACATGATGGTTTCATACATTGGGGGACACGCATTGGTGACATATCTTGCCCCTCCAGTCAGATAGTTATATGAGAACATATGTTACAAAAGTTGTCCAAGCTGGTCGCAGCTATTCCCCCGTTGTTTTACACAcaattaactagctagctagttcaacAAGACCAAGCAAGTGGAGGGGGGTCATTTAGCTAGCTGACgttaacatagctagctagtacTCACACTACAGTAACTAGCGATCATTACCTTCCGTATGTAGCGACACACATTCACAGGATACCGGACTCGGTCCTTTTGAACCGAAGAGTTTTGGTCGGTACCCCGATGCTGCACCATTATTGCTCATCATCCAGAGAGACCGGGTGAACGGCCGGATTGTTCCCGAGTTTGGAGAGCATAACGCCGATCTGGCAAGAGGATGGAGAGCACCAGTCGAGGACATTGTGGATGTAGAAATTCGGACTGCGGTAGTCACCGCTCGGGAAAGCATCTTTAGCATGATTATAGGTTGGTCAATTTgactagtaaataaataaacaaaacacaatGGTTTGATAAGCCCCAAGTTCCAGTTACCAGCTACTGTAATGCGAGTACTAGTTTTGCCTGGAAACACACGTGTGGAAGGACACCGTGACCTCCTCAAACTTTGAACCGGAAGTGATCACACGGTCTAAACCAATAACTAGACCAGACACGTTTTGGGGTAAAATAACTATTAAGAGTCAATACATACATGTaattaaatatttataatacatcCAACAACCGTGTGTTGTGATACCTCGCTGCAGAATGCAAACAAATCGGTTCTTATTGGTCTACGGTGTAGAGCGCCACCCCTGCGTTCAAATGAATGACGAGCACAAGACAACGCGCGCTCATACTGTACGTTCACGTTGGTGCTTCACTATACAGTTGAAAATCATAAAAAATGATTGCAAATCAAACAAATTCAATTGATGAGGCGAAGTTGTTTTATTTATTAGAAAAACACGAGTGGATATAATAACCAGCATATATAATATAAAGTCACCCTGTCATATACGCCACTATAATCTTTTGACTTTCAACACACTCAGGTCAGGTTGTTAATCATCCAATATAACACGAATATTTCAGTCAACAATGACGTTTCAATCAAACATTTGACCATTGGTTATCCAGTAAACCTATCCCACCCATTTAAACAATCATTCTTGTTTTGGGACATTCTTGATCTGTTTTATAATATTCCCCATAAGAAATATTTTAGGAATCACATGTTAAGATGTTCTTCAAGATCTAAATGTGGCATTCATTTAGTTTAAAGACAatattatttctgtattttttgaTTTTTTCAATAGAAATATAGACGGGTGAAGAATGCCATGTCAGCACAACAGACACCCTGTTCAAATCCCGCCGCCACAGCTTCAAATCCTCCGGTTGCTCTGTACAATACAAAAAAGAGAAGAGCGAATAGCTACAATCCATTTCATACCATTTCGAGACATTTTACAAGTGTATCAAAGACCTGAGTAATCAAATCCTACTATATAATCTCCATGCATTGCATTATCAATGTACGAGTACACCTACTTGGCATGGTCTAGCAGGAATTTGTGCAACAGTGCTCTGCATTTAAGCAGGATAACTGATGTGACCAACTTCATAAGATTTGAAGTCCATTTACCCAGAGGGTCAATGCATCGGTCTTTGGAGCTGCCAGTTACTTACTGTAACTTACTGCAGCAGGAGCATGCATCAGGTAATAGTGAGTGAACAGATTTTTGAAAAAGCAGGCATTTGTTAATGATAGGTGAGAATTGTCTGTTAATTGGATCATTAGAATTTTCCCGAACCCTAAAACATATTattgtatggaattgattagaatgtataaaatcataatcaataaatgtgtagttctagtcagaattagggtgAAACAATATGCCTTTATGGTATTTTaaaacagactgtctgagcttggtgccgacctgactagagatttgggagagaacgggGAGAATGTCTCAAGGAcgaggtcactatctctgtcggctgggtagtgagacagacagtgtagcaggacaaggtcactatctctgttggctgggtagtgagacagacagtgtgtgtagcaggacaaggtcgctatctctgtcggctgggaagtgagacagacagtgtagcagacaaaggtcactatctctgtcggctgggaagtgagtcagacagtgtgtgcgtagcaggacatgtgtgtatgtgtgtgcgtatggttgtgtgtacgtgtgtgcgtatggatgtgtgtatgtgtgtgcatgagaagtcagtataaaatgaattgaTTTGTATTCTTGACTTCAGAACGTTCCGTGAATAAACCTTTGACTatttagctgggcctccgtctgtttcattcgACCAGGATCTTACACATTCTGGTTTGCAGACTGAGTAATATAATTAAATTGGGTGATGTACCAggagaacataattctcttaTCAGTTAATGAAAGACATTCAATTacactcctcctccaccaccacctcaactGACAGACGCCATAATGTATtaacccaaccacacacacacacacacccccgccaCACTATGACCGCCCACCTCAAATGATGTGGACAGATGTCTTGGTATCCTTTTAGGACAAATGATAAACGAGTCATTTTTAGTCAGCAATATCACTTATTTCCCTGGTAGTTGATGTAGATGTGTGTGACTAAACTCAATGAAGACAAAAAGTCAACCTATGCCCAAGTGTTTATGTAAACTGCTAATTAAACTGCTAATTAAATCCTGTGACATATCTATATTTTTCAACAGAAAATATTATGTACATGGAATGGCATTGATGTTATATACGTCCCCTGTTTTTTAAGCAAGTGACAAAACAGCCAATAAGTTAGACCAGGGGCCAGAATTTAAATATGAACAGCCAATTCAAGTCAGTTGTTCAATATATATGTTTGAAGGAATAACCATGCCCTCCCACTTCTGTGAGTTAAATCTATGTTGCTAAGAAACATGCAGATATTTTAGAATCAGTGTTTGAACTCAATCATGATGAAACCTCATTTCTGGTTGTGAAGCAAATATGTGGCAACAGGCAATGATTAGCCAACaggtagagaggagagtagaatgAAGACCGAGAAGGTCGGTTCGTAACCATAGTAACGGGAACATTCGTTTGTAACCTCCGTTCTAGGCCAGGGGAATCTCTACTCTTCTATGGTTCAGCAGACGTCTAATAAAACATGGCCGCTGTCCCATGACTAGGTAGAAGAACCCAGAGAAGAACCCTCACTCAGACCTCCCTCTACTTGGCTGAATTTAGACAGGCAGCACAATTCTGATCCCCCcccccactaattggtcttttaacCAATCACATCAAATatgtttcagagctgatctgaatATTCAAAAGATCAATTAGTAAAAAAAAAGTTTAGAATTGGGCTGCTTGTCTGAACGCTGCCAAACTGTCAGACCAAATTCTAAATGTTCTGTCTTcgactggcacacacacacaaacacacacacacacaaacagcgcTGAAGAATCTTTCTACGCTTTGTGTAAACAAAAACGAGCGATTCAGCAAACAGGAAAAAGTAGAAAGATGTTCTTCCCATCATGCCTCCATCCAGTTTCTATTGACACTGAGGGAGAGGTGGGCCAGGTGTGTCACTGCTCAGGGAGCTTTGGTTCCGCTGTAGTCTCTTGTCACCCCCGAGTTCTGTCCAATCAGAGGCTAGCTCTTGGTGGGGCGTAGCTTCCGGCGGAAGTACTCAGGCGCGGCCTcgaccagccaatcagcatccaccAGACACAGGTCCCTCATGTAGCACTTTGAGGTGTGCAGGAGCTCGTTGAAGACCACGTAGGCAGGCTTGGcctggaagaggacagaggaggggtgGATGGCAACAGGCTGGTGGGTATCCAGAGCCGTGTAGCTGCCATCTGGCTGTAGCTCTGCAGCGTTCATAAACAGACCGTGGGCCAGGCAGCGACGCACGCTCCCCGTGTCCGACCCACACGACTCCAGCTTCATGCTCAGCTGGTAcacagaggggagaaggagaggtcaTTATGTGTGAAAAGAGGTAAATCACACGGAAATATCATGGACTTGTTCAGGTGAAAGATAACCATGTTTGAATTCATCAGCCGATTAGAAGACCTAAGAGTTGAAATGTTGCCGCCAACACATTTGGAAAAATTGCAGTGTGCCGATTCCCCTCTTGCTGATGAACAGCCATGTTCGGAGAACTGGTTACTTGTGATGTTAGGGACTTGTTCTCCTACCTTAAGGCAGATCTCTCGGAGCTGTGCACGGACCTCTCCAACCATGCTCATGTTCCTGCTGTTGACAAAGTTCTCCCGACACCACTCCTACGACAAACACATCAGAGCCTGCACTGAAAACACCATCTAGAGACCATAACACTTCATCAATATACACTAGGGGCTGAACATCTGGACTAAAAAACAATGGAGAAGCAATTCGTTTttctacccctttttctccccaatttcgtggtttccaattggtagttacagtcttgtctcatcgctgcaactcccgtacggactcgggagaggcgaaggtcgagagccgtgagtcctccgaaacacaacccaaccaagccacactgcttcttgacacaatgcccacttaacccagaagacagccgcaccaatgtgtcggaggaaacaccgtacacctggtgaccgtgtcagcgtgcactgcgtccggcccgccacaggagtcactagtgcgcgatgggacaaggacatcactgccggccaaaccctcccctaacccggacaacgctgggccaattgtgcgtcgccccacgggtCTCCGGGTTGCCGCCGggtgcgacagagcctgggactcgaacctagaatctctagtggcacagctagcactgtgatgcggTGCCTTAGATCACTGCGCCACTTCAGGAGACCTGGAGAAGCATTTTAGTCTGGGGACCAGACCCTACAATGTCCAGAGATATTGTACAGACTGTATGAAGACTCCTGAAGGCCTCTTCgttctgacccctgaccttgTTGGCGTTTACTTTCTTGAAGGCTCTGTAGATGTTGAGCAGGGTCAAGTGATCTCCCTCGCTGGTGGTGAACTTCTTGCGTGCGGCGAGACACTCCTCTCGGCGTGCGGGCGGGTTGTAGAGCACCGAGTCCACCGACAGCAGAGACACGATGGTCAGCACCTCCTCGGAACACTGGAAGTCTGGTGACAGCAAGATggtctgtagacacacacacacacgagagagacggaacgagaaagaaagagagaaacagaacgagagagacagaacaagagagacagaACGGGAGAGACAGAACGGGAGAGACAGAACGGGAGAGACAGAACGGGAGAGACAGAacgggagagagaacgggagagacaGAACGGGAGAGACAGAACGGGAGAGACAGAACGGGAGAGACAGAACgggagagacagaacgagagacagaatgagaaagacagagagagacagaacgagacagaacgagagagagagaacgagaaagacagagagagagaacgagaaagacagagagagagaacgagaaagacagagagagaacgagaaagacagaacgagaaagacagagagagacagagagagagaacgagaaagagagagacagaacgagaaagacagagaaagacagagagagaaagaaacagagagacagaacgagaaagacagagagagacagaacgagaaagacagagagagacagaacgagaaaaagagagacagaacgagaaagacagagaaagacagagagagaaagaaacagagagacagaacgagaaagacagagagagaaagacagacagtcagaaagaATGTTTTAATCCAGTATTTATTGTCATGGCTCCTCATAAACAAAGGaaagggggatgcctagtcagttgcacaactgaaggCCCATTTCCTGTGTGTCTATCTTACCTTGGCATAGCGTGGCTCCAGGGGGAAGCTGGCCATCTTCTTACCCAAAGGAGTGAGGGTGACCTGCTCACCTTTCCTCCCTACAGCCCCGAGCAGATCCAGCTGCTCCACTGCCGAACGCATCGCCTCTGAACAGTCACATGACATTATTACAACCATctctgaccagttgcatcacacccacaacatgacattattacaaccatctctgaccagtcacatgacattattacaaccatctctgaccagttgcatcacacccacaacattacattattacaaccatctctgaccagtcacatgacattattacaaccatctctgaccagttgcatcacacccacaacattacattattacaaccatctctgaccagtcacatgac is part of the Oncorhynchus clarkii lewisi isolate Uvic-CL-2024 chromosome 10, UVic_Ocla_1.0, whole genome shotgun sequence genome and encodes:
- the LOC139417957 gene encoding complement component 1 Q subcomponent-binding protein, mitochondrial-like yields the protein MLKMLSRAVTTAVRISTSTMSSTGALHPLARSALCSPNSGTIRPFTRSLWMMSNNGAASGYRPKLFGSKGPSPVSCECVSLHTEGDKAFGDFLSDETKEEKKIQKSKTLPKMSGGWELEQNGTEAKLIRKLSGEKVTVTFNINNSVPPNFEEEAEQVQGQKSAESEPDIVSTPNFVVEVTKPAAKHSLVFDCHYPEDEVSHGEGEEESDIFSIREVSFQPEGDGEWKETSYTLNTESLDWALYDHLMDFLADRGVDNTFADELIELSTAMEHQEYVKFLEDLSGFIKCN